In Diabrotica undecimpunctata isolate CICGRU chromosome 4, icDiaUnde3, whole genome shotgun sequence, a single genomic region encodes these proteins:
- the LOC140440352 gene encoding uncharacterized protein produces the protein MEHTSLTIVPSVNVEEECSRPTFGLNYMHSNDLEIPPIQIDEFCPMEDKSFYISDSELSKIKREAIIDPTFEFFSAQCDIEIDHTKEYLQPSSSRHVPSLMTNRRNKEKNKRKNLYYCPVCKKKFPTMLLRKIHLTKHFGKNLVTCYHCGQIFAKQISYLLHYSRHFIKRRNLELYKCDMCLKKVRSKFQLAEHIMFAHFVNDENGKAKKFVVNTVPLYKCKLCTKPFRHKYQLDNHYRGLTCINKQSDGVKYTCQQCPKFFENPEALSVHISNHPSINMPKNRPFKCQYCLMFYYKKEKWQEHILKHITSIEPILNQCDVCQVQFKKKEIFDNHVNVNTLKDPYQCLACKQYFSLKCHQFTSCGKSVQPPPSDYRAVCNICDRNFISDCNLKRHLQRIHDPLRTPPKGPSMKKDDKLTKKVLK, from the exons ATGGAACATACCTCGTTGACCATTGTCCCATCTGTTAACGTTGAAGAAGAGTGTAGTAGGCCCACTTTTGGACTAAATTATATGCACAGCAATGATTTAGAGATACCACCTATACAAATAGATGAATTTTGCCCAATGGAAGATAAAAGCTTTTATATATCAGATAGTGAATTAAGTAAAATCAAACGAGAAGCTATTATTGATCCCACGTTTGAATTTTTTTCAGCACAATGCGATATAGAAATTGACCATACAAAAGAATATTTACAACCTAGTAGCAGTAGGCATGTTCCAAGTCTTATgacaaatagaagaaataaagaaaaaaataaacgaaaaaaccTGTATTATTGCCCTGTCTGTAAGAAAA AGTTTCCAACAATGTTATTAAGAAAAATACATCTTACAAAACACTTTGGCAAAAATCTGGTGACATGCTACCATTGTGGTCAAATATTTGCCAAACAAATCTCctatttacttcactattcacggCACTTCATAAAACGACGAAATTTAGAACTGTACAAATGTGACATGTGTCTTAAAAAAGTACGATCAAAATTCCAACTAGCTGAACATATTATGTTTGCACATTTCGTGAATGATGAAAATGGCAAAGCTAAAAAATTTGTGGTGAACACAGTTCCGTTATATAAATGTAAATTGTGCACAAAGCCGTTCAGGCACAAGTATCAATTGGATAATCATTATAGAGGGCTCACTTGCATTAATAAGCAGTCAGACGGTGTGAAGTATACTTGCCAACAGTGCCCTAAATTTTTCGAGAATCCGGAAGCTTTGAGTGTGCATATATCTAATCACCCGTCTATTAACATGCCTAAGAATCGTCCATTTAAATGTCAATACTGCTTAATGTTCTATTACAAAAAGGAAAAGTGGCAAGAACATATTTTGAAACATATAACATCGATAGAACCTATTTTAAATCAATGCGATGTGTGCCAGGTGCAATTTAAGAAGAAAGAAATTTTCGACAACCACGTCAACGTGAACACACTCAAAGATCCTTACCAATGTCTGGCCTGTAAGCAATATTTTAGTCTAAAATGCCATCAGTTTACAAGTTGCGGCAAATCTGTACAACCCCCACCAAGTGACTATCGAGCAGTCTGTAACATATGTGATAGAAATTTTATTTCTGATTGTAATTTAAAGAGACACTTGCAAAGGATACATGATCCGCTTAGAACGCCTCCGAAGGGTCCTTCTATGAAAAAAGAtgataaattaacaaaaaaagttCTTAAATAA
- the agt gene encoding regulatory protein ada, which produces MSHNFIISKISNMEYKEKSPVSIIYGKLETKFGKSVLAFLENKICFVSFGDEFNSGIGILKTTFQNAHFTCDDSIATNKIHYFDPNTTDDIKLILKGTEFEIMVWEYLLQIKKGTTVPYEEVAKGIGKPKAIRAVANAIAKNNIAFFIPCHRVVSKNGDPGKYGWGRDRKLKMLADENVFF; this is translated from the coding sequence aTGTCCCATAATTTTATTATATCAAAAATTAGTAATATGGAATATAAAGAAAAATCACCAGTAAGTATAATATATGGCAAATTAGAGACAAAATTCGGAAAATCTGTTCTGGCATTCTTAGAAAACAAGATTTGTTTTGTGTCTTTTGGTGATGAATTTAATTCGGGGATCGGAATTTTAAAAACCACTTTTCAAAACGCTCACTTTACCTGTGATGATAGTATAGCAACAAATAAAATACACTATTTTGATCCAAATACCACAGACGATATTAAATTGATCCTAAAGGGAACAGAGTTTGAAATTATGGTTTGGGAATATCTACTCCAAATAAAGAAGGGAACAACAGTACCATATGAGGAAGTAGCTAAAGGAATCGGCAAACCAAAAGCTATAAGAGCTGTGGCAAATGCAATAGCAAAAAATAATATAGCATTTTTTATTCCCTGTCATAGAGTTGTTAGCAAAAATGGAGATCCTGGTAAATATGGATGGGGAAGAGATCGAAAATTGAAAATGTTGGCTGATGAAAACGTTTTTTTCTAA